The following are from one region of the Populus trichocarpa isolate Nisqually-1 chromosome 8, P.trichocarpa_v4.1, whole genome shotgun sequence genome:
- the LOC7488019 gene encoding uncharacterized protein LOC7488019 — translation MGFAKEEKSRRVVRGVKTLFFLITMLISFLLFSAPILLVIADTLLPFSLLSASLSPSSLSSETLSSLFNNYDFRYSLVDIPLISIIRSAVIICVYSLCDGPRLSRGPYLGITTMCSVSSLIYVSFKAPRVFRVSSMDRGEHVIAMEIALFICSLLLAIGHIAVAYRTSCRERRKLLVYKIDIEAVSACKNVVFPRYHKILLEERVK, via the exons ATGGGTTTTgcaaaagaagagaaatcaaGAAGAGTTGTGAGAGGAGTAAAGACTCTGTTCTTCTTGATCACCATGTTGATATCTTTCCTCCTTTTCTCTGCTCCTATTCTTCTTGTTATAGCTGATACTCTCCTTCCCTTTTCTCTCCTCTCCGCCTcgctttctccttcttctttatcATCAGAAACTCTCTCTTCCCTTTTCAATAACTATGATTTTCGTTACTCCCTCGTTGACATACCTCTCATATCCATTATAAGATCAGCTGTCATCATTT GTGTTTATAGTTTGTGTGATGGACCAAGGCTTTCAAGAGGACCATACTTGGGAATTACAACGATGTGTTCTGTGTCATCACTAATTTACGTTTCGTTTAAGGCACCACGTGTGTTCAGAGTTTCAAGTATGGATCGAGGAGAGCATGTTATAGCCATGGAAATCGCCTTGTTTATCTGCTCTCTGCTTTTAGCGATCGGTCATATTGCTGTGGCGTATAGAACAAGTTgcagagaaagaagaaagcttTTGGTGTACAAAATTGACATTGAAGCT GTTTCAGCTTGCAAGAACGTGGTGTTTCCTAGGTATCATAAGATTTTGCTGGAAGAAAGAGTGAAGTGA
- the LOC7494488 gene encoding nuclear pore complex protein NUP88 isoform X3 has protein sequence MRFNFDLTESNPNSSSRKSLTPKEDIQWVPLQNHPLFASSDEDTAPRSPSNLLAWDCASRFYYWDSNLRCLHRISIRLGDPEPSSVLAASLSKVLQTDAEINFEVNKISINRNGSAMVLSGTNGLCVMYLYGRSFGKDNAIVCRTVSIGSQIYFNESNVIRTRRVSWHPYSDAHLGILSSDSVFRLFDLSSDVLKPEQEYYLQPVEPGRSRNAASICPVDFSFGGDHLWDRFSVFLLFSDGSVYILCPIVPFGSVHKWESVLEIYSDAETFGLKSANPVAVNNSNRAISWLEATFPELAHESKEGGLSTLKAHPYAVFDASLCLQGPLRKVHHGGEDEDPAVSVAECEGRAISFLYDLASKDSILVTAWSGGQMQIDALADEIQPVWMVGSPPRLRVNSQDHIIGLAMLCESISVITSNQECVVLEMRTLNLLLPVHVDMEKKSETVEEWTNRNPPDIISKELLIGPKVVLVPQGSPNLRSVAADSIEGRSTLHQYLNLFHENYVEYAHKVYFELEHHGPRLKRIIDDQHARLGEAQEKLSKVRRKQSGLEDRINNAMHQHNLLEQRLHCLKNLPGAHKKPLSKAEREFKSELDHFTGVGLDALRTSIDTLRARLRRFTQSSKGDVANQQMKIGGRNYALDAQILQLKSSIAKLSLLNSENTKKVKLVESVLKNQESSR, from the exons ATGAGATTCAACTTCGACTTAACAGAATCAAACCCAAACTCTTCTTCTCGAAAATCCCTAACTCCCAAAGAAGATATCCAATGGGTTCCACTCCAAAACCACCCACTCTTCGCTTCTTCCGACGAAGACACCGCACCTCGATCACCATCTAATCTACTAGCTTGGGACTGCGCTTCTAGATTTTACTATTGGGATTCAAACCTCCGTTGCCTCCATCGAATTTCTATTCGGCTCGGAGATCCCGAACCTTCCTCTGTCCTTGCTGCCTCTCTTTCTAAG GTACTGCAAACTGATGCGGAGATTAATTTTGAGGTtaataaaatttctataaatagaaatgGCTCTGCGATGGTTCTCTCCGGCACCAATGGTTTATGTGTTATGTATCTCTATGGACGCTCTTTTGGTAAAGATAACGCCATTGTTTGCAG GACCGTGTCCATTGGttcacaaatttattttaatgagagCAATGTAATACGGACGCGAAGAGTTTCGTGGCATCCTTACAGTGATGCGCATTTAGGAATTCTTTCTTCTGATTCAGTTTTCCG ATTGTTTGACTTGTCTTCAGATGTCCTGAAGCCAGAGCAGGAATATTATCTACAGCCTGTTGAACCAGGTAGATCCAGGAATGCTGCATCAATCTGtcctgttgatttttcttttggggGCGATCACTTGTGGGACAGATTTAGT GTTTTCCTATTATTTAGTGATGGTTCAGTTTACATTCTTTGCCCAATTGTTCCATTTGGAAG TGTCCACAAATGGGAATCTGTGTTGGAGATATATAGTGATGCTGAAACATTTGGACTGAAATCAGCAAATCCAGTTGCTGTAAATAACTCAAATCGGGCAATCTCTTGGTTGGAAGCAACATTTCCCGAGTTAGCCCATGAATCAAAGGAGGGGGGGTTATCAACACTAAAAGCTCATCCTTATGCTGTATTTGATGCATCACTTTGTTTGCAG GGCCCTCTACGCAAAGTACATCATGGTGGGGAAGATGAAGACCCAGCAGTCAGTGTTGCAGAATGCGAAGGTCGTGCAATCAGTTTTCTCTATGATTTAGCCAGCAAAGACTCAATTCTGGTGACTGCCTGGAGTGGTGGGCAGATGCAAATAGACGCCCTAGCTGATGAAATCCAGCCAGTCTGGATGGTTGGTAGCCCACCTCGTCTTCGTGTTAATTCCCAAGACCATATTATCGGTCTTGCAATGCTTTGTGAGTCTATCTCAG TGATTACTTCCAATCAAGAATGTGTTGTGCTAGAAATGagaacattaaatttattgttacCTGTACATGTTGACATGGAGAAGAAATCTGAAACTGTGGAAGAATGGACAAATAGAAATCCTCCAGACATCATAAGCAAAGAACTACTTATTGGTCCTAAGGTGGTTCTTGTTCCTCAGGGTTCACCAAATCTTCGATCTGTTGCTGCTGATTCTATTGAAGGCCGGTCAACTCTTCACCAGTACCTAAACCTTTTCCATGAAAACTATGTCGAGTATGCACATAAG GTCTACTTTGAACTGGAGCATCATGGCCCCCGGTTGAAGAGAATCATTGATGATCAGCATGCTCGATTAGGTGAAGCACAGGAGAAACTTTCAAAAGTGAGGAGGAAGCAGTCAGGATTGGAGGACAGGATTAATAATGCAATGCACCAACACAATCTTCTGGAACAGCGCTTGCATTGCTTGAAGAACTTGCCTGGGGCTCATAAGAAGCCTTTGTCTAAAGCAGAACGTGAATTTAAGTCTGAGCTTG ACCATTTTACAGGAGTTGGATTGGATGCTTTGCGTACTTCCATTGATACCTTAAGAGCAAGGCTGAGAAGGTTCACCCAATCTTCGAAAGGTGATGTAGCAAATCAGCAAATGAAAATAGGGGGGAGGAATTATGCTCTAGATGCCCAAATATTGCAGCTGAAATCCTCAATTGCGAAACTCTCGCTTCTCAATAGTGAGAATACAAAGAAAGTTAAGCTTGTTGAATCCGTGTTAAAAAATCAGGAAAGCAGTAGATGA
- the LOC7494488 gene encoding nuclear pore complex protein NUP88 isoform X1 translates to MRFNFDLTESNPNSSSRKSLTPKEDIQWVPLQNHPLFASSDEDTAPRSPSNLLAWDCASRFYYWDSNLRCLHRISIRLGDPEPSSVLAASLSKVLQTDAEINFEVNKISINRNGSAMVLSGTNGLCVMYLYGRSFGKDNAIVCRTVSIGSQIYFNESNVIRTRRVSWHPYSDAHLGILSSDSVFRLFDLSSDVLKPEQEYYLQPVEPGRSRNAASICPVDFSFGGDHLWDRFSVFLLFSDGSVYILCPIVPFGSVHKWESVLEIYSDAETFGLKSANPVAVNNSNRAISWLEATFPELAHESKEGGLSTLKAHPYAVFDASLCLQGPLRKVHHGGEDEDPAVSVAECEGRAISFLYDLASKDSILVTAWSGGQMQIDALADEIQPVWMVGSPPRLRVNSQDHIIGLAMLCESISGELPVVKLDQPHDNTVWLGHPPPLLRLAIVDLALPRKTESGSYISMFVDPVMPERIYSVHDGGIDSIVLHFLPFTSQSGGKDEMVRTPSVHPVLSTCQVENSTPSPLCGFIALSDSFGYSWIAVITSNQECVVLEMRTLNLLLPVHVDMEKKSETVEEWTNRNPPDIISKELLIGPKVVLVPQGSPNLRSVAADSIEGRSTLHQYLNLFHENYVEYAHKVYFELEHHGPRLKRIIDDQHARLGEAQEKLSKVRRKQSGLEDRINNAMHQHNLLEQRLHCLKNLPGAHKKPLSKAEREFKSELDHFTGVGLDALRTSIDTLRARLRRFTQSSKGDVANQQMKIGGRNYALDAQILQLKSSIAKLSLLNSENTKKVKLVESVLKNQESSR, encoded by the exons ATGAGATTCAACTTCGACTTAACAGAATCAAACCCAAACTCTTCTTCTCGAAAATCCCTAACTCCCAAAGAAGATATCCAATGGGTTCCACTCCAAAACCACCCACTCTTCGCTTCTTCCGACGAAGACACCGCACCTCGATCACCATCTAATCTACTAGCTTGGGACTGCGCTTCTAGATTTTACTATTGGGATTCAAACCTCCGTTGCCTCCATCGAATTTCTATTCGGCTCGGAGATCCCGAACCTTCCTCTGTCCTTGCTGCCTCTCTTTCTAAG GTACTGCAAACTGATGCGGAGATTAATTTTGAGGTtaataaaatttctataaatagaaatgGCTCTGCGATGGTTCTCTCCGGCACCAATGGTTTATGTGTTATGTATCTCTATGGACGCTCTTTTGGTAAAGATAACGCCATTGTTTGCAG GACCGTGTCCATTGGttcacaaatttattttaatgagagCAATGTAATACGGACGCGAAGAGTTTCGTGGCATCCTTACAGTGATGCGCATTTAGGAATTCTTTCTTCTGATTCAGTTTTCCG ATTGTTTGACTTGTCTTCAGATGTCCTGAAGCCAGAGCAGGAATATTATCTACAGCCTGTTGAACCAGGTAGATCCAGGAATGCTGCATCAATCTGtcctgttgatttttcttttggggGCGATCACTTGTGGGACAGATTTAGT GTTTTCCTATTATTTAGTGATGGTTCAGTTTACATTCTTTGCCCAATTGTTCCATTTGGAAG TGTCCACAAATGGGAATCTGTGTTGGAGATATATAGTGATGCTGAAACATTTGGACTGAAATCAGCAAATCCAGTTGCTGTAAATAACTCAAATCGGGCAATCTCTTGGTTGGAAGCAACATTTCCCGAGTTAGCCCATGAATCAAAGGAGGGGGGGTTATCAACACTAAAAGCTCATCCTTATGCTGTATTTGATGCATCACTTTGTTTGCAG GGCCCTCTACGCAAAGTACATCATGGTGGGGAAGATGAAGACCCAGCAGTCAGTGTTGCAGAATGCGAAGGTCGTGCAATCAGTTTTCTCTATGATTTAGCCAGCAAAGACTCAATTCTGGTGACTGCCTGGAGTGGTGGGCAGATGCAAATAGACGCCCTAGCTGATGAAATCCAGCCAGTCTGGATGGTTGGTAGCCCACCTCGTCTTCGTGTTAATTCCCAAGACCATATTATCGGTCTTGCAATGCTTTGTGAGTCTATCTCAGGTGAGCTTCCTGTTGTGAAGCTTGATCAACCACATGATAATACTGTCTGGTTAGGTCATCCACCACCTTTGTTGAGACTTGCAATTGTGGATTTGGCCTTACCAAGGAAAACAGAAAGTGGGTCATATATTTCAATGTTTGTTGACCCCGTTATGCCTGAAAGAATATATTCTGTTCATGATGGAGGGATAGACTCAATTGTTCTGCATTTTCTTCCATTTACTAGTCAGTCTGGTGGCAAGGATGAGATGGTCCGGACCCCCTCTGTGCATCCTGTCCTTAGCACATGCCAGGTGGAGAACTCCACACCTTCTCCTCTTTGTGGCTTTATAGCATTGTCAGATTCATTTGGGTACTCGTGGATTGCAGTGATTACTTCCAATCAAGAATGTGTTGTGCTAGAAATGagaacattaaatttattgttacCTGTACATGTTGACATGGAGAAGAAATCTGAAACTGTGGAAGAATGGACAAATAGAAATCCTCCAGACATCATAAGCAAAGAACTACTTATTGGTCCTAAGGTGGTTCTTGTTCCTCAGGGTTCACCAAATCTTCGATCTGTTGCTGCTGATTCTATTGAAGGCCGGTCAACTCTTCACCAGTACCTAAACCTTTTCCATGAAAACTATGTCGAGTATGCACATAAG GTCTACTTTGAACTGGAGCATCATGGCCCCCGGTTGAAGAGAATCATTGATGATCAGCATGCTCGATTAGGTGAAGCACAGGAGAAACTTTCAAAAGTGAGGAGGAAGCAGTCAGGATTGGAGGACAGGATTAATAATGCAATGCACCAACACAATCTTCTGGAACAGCGCTTGCATTGCTTGAAGAACTTGCCTGGGGCTCATAAGAAGCCTTTGTCTAAAGCAGAACGTGAATTTAAGTCTGAGCTTG ACCATTTTACAGGAGTTGGATTGGATGCTTTGCGTACTTCCATTGATACCTTAAGAGCAAGGCTGAGAAGGTTCACCCAATCTTCGAAAGGTGATGTAGCAAATCAGCAAATGAAAATAGGGGGGAGGAATTATGCTCTAGATGCCCAAATATTGCAGCTGAAATCCTCAATTGCGAAACTCTCGCTTCTCAATAGTGAGAATACAAAGAAAGTTAAGCTTGTTGAATCCGTGTTAAAAAATCAGGAAAGCAGTAGATGA
- the LOC7494488 gene encoding nuclear pore complex protein NUP88 isoform X2: protein MRFNFDLTESNPNSSSRKSLTPKEDIQWVPLQNHPLFASSDEDTAPRSPSNLLAWDCASRFYYWDSNLRCLHRISIRLGDPEPSSVLAASLSKVLQTDAEINFEVNKISINRNGSAMVLSGTNGLCVMYLYGRSFGKDNAIVCRTVSIGSQIYFNESNVIRTRRVSWHPYSDAHLGILSSDSVFRLFDLSSDVLKPEQEYYLQPVEPGRSRNAASICPVDFSFGGDHLWDRFSVFLLFSDGSVYILCPIVPFGSVHKWESVLEIYSDAETFGLKSANPVAVNNSNRAISWLEATFPELAHESKEGGLSTLKAHPYAVFDASLCLQGPLRKVHHGGEDEDPAVSVAECEGRAISFLYDLASKDSILVTAWSGGQMQIDALADEIQPVWMVGSPPRLRVNSQDHIIGLAMLCESISGELPVVKLDQPHDNTVWLGHPPPLLRLAIVDLALPRKTESGSYISMFVDPVMPERIYSVHDGGIDSIVLHFLPFTSQSGGKDEMVRTPSVHPVLSTCQGSPNLRSVAADSIEGRSTLHQYLNLFHENYVEYAHKVYFELEHHGPRLKRIIDDQHARLGEAQEKLSKVRRKQSGLEDRINNAMHQHNLLEQRLHCLKNLPGAHKKPLSKAEREFKSELDHFTGVGLDALRTSIDTLRARLRRFTQSSKGDVANQQMKIGGRNYALDAQILQLKSSIAKLSLLNSENTKKVKLVESVLKNQESSR, encoded by the exons ATGAGATTCAACTTCGACTTAACAGAATCAAACCCAAACTCTTCTTCTCGAAAATCCCTAACTCCCAAAGAAGATATCCAATGGGTTCCACTCCAAAACCACCCACTCTTCGCTTCTTCCGACGAAGACACCGCACCTCGATCACCATCTAATCTACTAGCTTGGGACTGCGCTTCTAGATTTTACTATTGGGATTCAAACCTCCGTTGCCTCCATCGAATTTCTATTCGGCTCGGAGATCCCGAACCTTCCTCTGTCCTTGCTGCCTCTCTTTCTAAG GTACTGCAAACTGATGCGGAGATTAATTTTGAGGTtaataaaatttctataaatagaaatgGCTCTGCGATGGTTCTCTCCGGCACCAATGGTTTATGTGTTATGTATCTCTATGGACGCTCTTTTGGTAAAGATAACGCCATTGTTTGCAG GACCGTGTCCATTGGttcacaaatttattttaatgagagCAATGTAATACGGACGCGAAGAGTTTCGTGGCATCCTTACAGTGATGCGCATTTAGGAATTCTTTCTTCTGATTCAGTTTTCCG ATTGTTTGACTTGTCTTCAGATGTCCTGAAGCCAGAGCAGGAATATTATCTACAGCCTGTTGAACCAGGTAGATCCAGGAATGCTGCATCAATCTGtcctgttgatttttcttttggggGCGATCACTTGTGGGACAGATTTAGT GTTTTCCTATTATTTAGTGATGGTTCAGTTTACATTCTTTGCCCAATTGTTCCATTTGGAAG TGTCCACAAATGGGAATCTGTGTTGGAGATATATAGTGATGCTGAAACATTTGGACTGAAATCAGCAAATCCAGTTGCTGTAAATAACTCAAATCGGGCAATCTCTTGGTTGGAAGCAACATTTCCCGAGTTAGCCCATGAATCAAAGGAGGGGGGGTTATCAACACTAAAAGCTCATCCTTATGCTGTATTTGATGCATCACTTTGTTTGCAG GGCCCTCTACGCAAAGTACATCATGGTGGGGAAGATGAAGACCCAGCAGTCAGTGTTGCAGAATGCGAAGGTCGTGCAATCAGTTTTCTCTATGATTTAGCCAGCAAAGACTCAATTCTGGTGACTGCCTGGAGTGGTGGGCAGATGCAAATAGACGCCCTAGCTGATGAAATCCAGCCAGTCTGGATGGTTGGTAGCCCACCTCGTCTTCGTGTTAATTCCCAAGACCATATTATCGGTCTTGCAATGCTTTGTGAGTCTATCTCAGGTGAGCTTCCTGTTGTGAAGCTTGATCAACCACATGATAATACTGTCTGGTTAGGTCATCCACCACCTTTGTTGAGACTTGCAATTGTGGATTTGGCCTTACCAAGGAAAACAGAAAGTGGGTCATATATTTCAATGTTTGTTGACCCCGTTATGCCTGAAAGAATATATTCTGTTCATGATGGAGGGATAGACTCAATTGTTCTGCATTTTCTTCCATTTACTAGTCAGTCTGGTGGCAAGGATGAGATGGTCCGGACCCCCTCTGTGCATCCTGTCCTTAGCACATGCCAG GGTTCACCAAATCTTCGATCTGTTGCTGCTGATTCTATTGAAGGCCGGTCAACTCTTCACCAGTACCTAAACCTTTTCCATGAAAACTATGTCGAGTATGCACATAAG GTCTACTTTGAACTGGAGCATCATGGCCCCCGGTTGAAGAGAATCATTGATGATCAGCATGCTCGATTAGGTGAAGCACAGGAGAAACTTTCAAAAGTGAGGAGGAAGCAGTCAGGATTGGAGGACAGGATTAATAATGCAATGCACCAACACAATCTTCTGGAACAGCGCTTGCATTGCTTGAAGAACTTGCCTGGGGCTCATAAGAAGCCTTTGTCTAAAGCAGAACGTGAATTTAAGTCTGAGCTTG ACCATTTTACAGGAGTTGGATTGGATGCTTTGCGTACTTCCATTGATACCTTAAGAGCAAGGCTGAGAAGGTTCACCCAATCTTCGAAAGGTGATGTAGCAAATCAGCAAATGAAAATAGGGGGGAGGAATTATGCTCTAGATGCCCAAATATTGCAGCTGAAATCCTCAATTGCGAAACTCTCGCTTCTCAATAGTGAGAATACAAAGAAAGTTAAGCTTGTTGAATCCGTGTTAAAAAATCAGGAAAGCAGTAGATGA
- the LOC7494485 gene encoding cytochrome P450 90A1, giving the protein MAVSVCLVLFIVLPAIVFIVHRSSRFRRLRLPPGSLGLPFVGETLQLISAYKTENPEPFIDERVNRFGSLFKTHIFGEPTVFSVDPETNRFILQNEGKLFECSYPGSISNLLGKHSLLLMTGNLHKKMHSLTMSFANSSIIRDHLLVDIDRLIRLNLDSWSDRVLLMEEAKKTTFELTMKQLMSFDPCEWTESLRREYVLVIEGFFSVPLPILSPTYRRAIKARTKVAEALSLVVKQRRIESESGEKKKDMLGALLASDDHGGFSDEEIVDFLVALLVAGYETTSTSMTLAVKFLTETPLALAQIKEEHEQIRGKKGEEGALEWSDYKSMTFTQCVVNETLRIANIIGGIFRRTMTDINVKGYTIPKGWKVFASFRGVHLDHEYFKDARTFNPWRWQDDSGATCPANVFTPFGGGQRLCPGYELARVELSVFLHHLVTRFSWTPAEQDKLVFFPTTRTQKRYPINVQRRNRV; this is encoded by the exons ATGGCGGTTTCTGTTTGTCTTGTTCTCTTTATTGTTCTCCCAGCGATAGTCTTTATCGTTCACAGGAGTTCCCGGTTCCGGAGGCTCCGGCTGCCGCCGGGGAGTTTGGGTCTGCCCTTTGTTGGAGAGACTCTACAGCTGATATCTGCATACAAGACTGAGAACCCTGAACCGTTTATAGATGAGCGggtgaaccggttcggttcgttGTTTAAAACCCATATTTTTGGTGAACCGACCGTTTTTTCTGTTGACCCGGAAACGAACAGGTTCATTTTGCAAAATGAAGGGAAGCTGTTTGAGTGTAGTTACCCCGGTTCGATAAGCAACCTGCTGGGAAAACATTCTTTGTTGCTAATGACGGGTAATCTTCACAAAAAAATGCATTCCTTAACCATGAGTTTCGCTAACTCTTCAATCATCAGAGACCATCTCTTGGTCGATATAGACCGGTTGATCCGTCTCAATTTAGATTCTTGGTCCGACCGGGTTCTTCTCATGGAGGAGGCCAAGAAG ACTACATTTGAGTTGACAATGAAGCAGCTAATGAGCTTTGATCCATGTGAATGGACCGAGAGTCTGAGAAGAGAGTACGTGCTTGTTATTGAAGGCTTTTTCAGCGTGCCTCTACCCATCCTTTCCCCCACATACCGCAGAGCTATCAAA GCTAGGACTAAGGTGGCAGAGGCTTTGAGTTTGGTAGTGAAGCAAAGGAGGATAGAGAGTGAGtcaggagagaaaaagaaagacatgCTTGGAGCTCTTTTAGCTTCAGATGATCATGGAGGCTTCTCGGACGAGGAGATAGTAGATTTCTTGGTGGCTCTGCTTGTTGCAGGCTATGAAACTACATCTACAAGCATGACTCTTGCTGTTAAGTTCCTCACCGAGACACCTCTGGCTCTGGCTCAGATCAAG GAGGAGCATGAACAGATTAGAGGAAAGAAGGGCGAGGAGGGAGCTCTTGAGTGGAGTGATTACAAGTCAATGACCTTCACTCAGTGT gttGTTAATGAGACTTTGAGAATAGCAAACATAATAGGTGGGATATTTAGACGAACAATGACAGATATAAATGTTAAAG GTTATACAATTCCTAAAGGATGGAAGGTTTTTGCATCCTTTCGTGGTGTACATTTAGACCATGAATACTTCAAAGATGCTCGAACTTTCAATCCGTGGAGATGGCAG GACGACTCGGGGGCAACATGCCCAGCAAATGTGTTCACTCCTTTTGGAGGAGGGCAACGGTTATGCCCAGGATATGAACTTGCTAGAGTAGAACTCTCTGTTTTCCTTCACCACCTGGTCACCCGTTTCAG TTGGACCCCAGCTGAACAAGACAAGCTGGTTTTCTTTCCAACTACGCGGACACAAAAGCGATATCCCATCAATGTGCAGCGTCGAAATCGTGTCTAA